In Aquiflexum balticum DSM 16537, a single genomic region encodes these proteins:
- a CDS encoding ABC transporter ATP-binding protein: MIQLTNIDKYIDSRFQRVFILKGIDLKIDQGEFLTFMGPSGVGKSTLLNIIGLLDEDYEGQYLFDDKSIHGMKERQRSALHKSEFGYIFQAYHLIDELTVYENIETPLLYRNVSGSERKSIIANLLDRFNMVAKKDLFPEQLSGGQQQLVGIARAIAGRPRVLLADEPTGNLHSAQAKEIMEVFKELNKEGTTIIQATHSRENADYGTRLIEMLDGKIDQDIAI; encoded by the coding sequence ATGATCCAACTCACAAACATTGACAAATACATTGATTCCCGTTTTCAGCGGGTATTTATATTGAAGGGAATTGATCTGAAAATTGATCAGGGAGAATTCCTGACTTTTATGGGACCTTCGGGAGTGGGTAAGTCCACTTTACTCAATATCATTGGGCTTTTGGATGAGGATTATGAAGGTCAATATCTTTTTGATGACAAATCAATCCATGGCATGAAAGAAAGGCAAAGGTCAGCCCTGCACAAATCCGAGTTTGGCTATATTTTTCAGGCCTACCATCTCATTGATGAATTGACAGTTTATGAAAATATTGAAACACCCCTGCTGTACAGGAATGTATCAGGATCTGAAAGAAAAAGCATCATTGCCAATCTGCTTGACAGGTTTAACATGGTAGCCAAGAAGGACCTTTTTCCGGAGCAGTTGTCAGGTGGTCAGCAACAGTTGGTGGGAATTGCCCGGGCCATTGCAGGGAGACCGAGGGTTTTGTTGGCTGATGAACCGACTGGGAATCTCCATTCTGCACAGGCGAAGGAAATTATGGAAGTTTTTAAAGAATTGAATAAAGAGGGCACTACTATCATACAGGCAACGCATTCCAGGGAAAATGCGGATTATGGAACGCGTTTGATAGAAATGTTGGATGGAAAAATTGATCAAGATATTGCAATTTAA